A stretch of the Vulcanisaeta souniana JCM 11219 genome encodes the following:
- a CDS encoding xanthine dehydrogenase family protein molybdopterin-binding subunit: MSKLPHYREGLRAVTASGEYIDDIPTLPGTLYMAIYRSPYAHARILRVDLGGVLEHGGIAYGPNDLAKVIPNQFPLAVEAPIKYYPFARDKARFVGEPIAVVLANDPYKAIDLLDYVQVDFEPLKPVVSFDDALKGDVLVHEEVKSNIAMYRHMKFGPVDKVFSESPILVKREFYYPKHSAMPLETYGVLAHYIGGELNVWANVQGPMLIAYFVARALGIPTSNLRLFSPRDVGGSFGSKYSLYPYITLAAAASILSGKPVKWVESRTEHLVGSNSGGARKGVVEVAATRDGMIQGFRFRFYEDVGAYPRPPDPGALFRVHGNMNGAYDVRAIEVEDYVVITNKLPTGLNRAYGGPPFYYMFEIAVNELARELGIDPLELRIKNLVREFPKKVGDEYFYETVTGGLYPRQDYERVVRAIEPEYRRWLEERRKNPNIGVGVAVIVEPAGTNLGYTDLAIEPSKRKYPHSGSGSYVTISIDMSGYIRVFVNGTNEGLGHETTLAEVIASEFGVDPSIVAVENRVDTTRTWALSDGSYSSRFAPIVVSAAILAARQLKDKLTRLAMAILGTDKVGYENGQFYDINNPSRRIDIRRMASSINWDPGSLPEGLDASLSATVFYQPPTVKAAEGDRINSSATYAIQAQLAVIELDPNTYDIKVRKYVIAHDAGRVLKREFVDGQLMGGLMHGLALTLYEELMYDDQGNPVTTSLDIYESPTLAEAVGIDMEFIHFETPTKHLVSGAHGVGEGVMMGVPAAIVNALASIIGKAVTDLPLRPYKIMRAIEG, translated from the coding sequence ATGAGTAAATTGCCTCATTATAGGGAGGGCCTCCGCGCCGTGACAGCCTCCGGCGAGTACATTGATGACATACCCACCCTGCCTGGCACGCTTTACATGGCTATATACAGAAGTCCATATGCCCATGCACGGATCCTCAGGGTGGACCTCGGCGGGGTCCTTGAGCATGGTGGCATTGCCTACGGGCCCAATGACCTGGCAAAGGTAATACCCAACCAATTCCCGCTGGCCGTGGAGGCACCGATTAAGTACTACCCCTTTGCCCGGGATAAGGCTAGGTTTGTCGGTGAACCCATAGCCGTGGTCCTAGCAAACGATCCTTACAAAGCCATTGACCTACTTGATTACGTTCAGGTTGATTTCGAACCCCTGAAACCAGTTGTGTCCTTTGACGATGCATTGAAGGGCGACGTTCTTGTCCATGAGGAAGTCAAGTCCAATATAGCCATGTATAGACACATGAAGTTTGGCCCAGTTGATAAGGTGTTCTCAGAGTCCCCCATTTTAGTGAAGAGGGAGTTTTATTACCCGAAGCATAGTGCAATGCCGTTGGAGACCTATGGCGTGCTTGCCCACTATATTGGTGGCGAGTTAAACGTGTGGGCCAATGTACAGGGACCAATGTTAATAGCGTATTTCGTGGCCAGGGCATTGGGCATACCAACAAGCAACCTGAGACTCTTTAGTCCTAGAGATGTAGGTGGTAGCTTTGGTTCCAAGTATTCGCTCTACCCATACATAACCCTGGCGGCTGCGGCGTCAATACTAAGCGGTAAACCGGTTAAGTGGGTTGAGAGCAGGACGGAGCACCTGGTAGGCAGTAACTCAGGTGGCGCTAGGAAGGGCGTTGTGGAGGTTGCGGCAACGAGGGATGGAATGATCCAGGGATTTAGGTTTAGGTTCTATGAAGACGTTGGCGCATACCCAAGGCCCCCAGATCCAGGCGCCCTATTTAGGGTTCATGGAAATATGAATGGTGCATACGATGTTAGGGCTATTGAGGTTGAGGACTACGTGGTAATCACCAATAAGTTACCAACGGGCCTAAATAGGGCCTATGGTGGACCACCATTTTATTACATGTTTGAAATTGCCGTTAATGAACTAGCCCGTGAATTAGGCATAGACCCGCTCGAGCTCAGGATTAAGAACCTCGTTAGGGAGTTCCCGAAGAAGGTCGGTGATGAGTACTTCTACGAGACTGTTACAGGCGGGCTTTACCCAAGGCAGGATTATGAGAGGGTTGTTAGGGCTATTGAGCCTGAGTATAGGCGTTGGCTTGAGGAGAGGAGGAAAAACCCGAACATTGGTGTTGGTGTTGCGGTCATTGTCGAGCCCGCAGGCACAAACCTAGGCTATACAGACCTTGCAATTGAGCCTAGTAAGCGTAAGTACCCACACTCCGGCTCCGGTTCCTACGTAACCATTAGCATAGACATGAGCGGTTACATTAGGGTTTTCGTTAATGGCACAAATGAGGGGCTTGGTCATGAGACAACGCTCGCTGAGGTCATTGCCTCGGAATTTGGTGTTGATCCATCGATTGTGGCTGTTGAGAATAGGGTTGATACCACGAGGACGTGGGCATTATCAGATGGTTCATACTCATCCAGGTTCGCCCCAATAGTAGTTAGTGCAGCAATACTCGCCGCTAGGCAGTTGAAGGATAAATTAACTAGGCTCGCAATGGCGATACTTGGCACAGATAAGGTTGGTTATGAGAATGGTCAATTCTACGACATAAATAACCCAAGTAGGAGGATTGATATTAGGAGGATGGCATCATCAATTAATTGGGACCCAGGCTCGCTACCTGAGGGCCTAGACGCATCGTTAAGCGCCACCGTGTTTTACCAACCACCAACCGTTAAGGCTGCCGAGGGTGATAGGATCAACTCCTCAGCCACGTATGCAATACAGGCGCAATTAGCGGTTATAGAGCTTGACCCAAATACGTACGACATTAAGGTTAGGAAGTACGTTATAGCCCACGATGCAGGTAGGGTATTGAAGAGGGAGTTCGTTGATGGACAGTTAATGGGTGGTTTAATGCATGGGCTTGCTCTCACGTTGTATGAGGAGTTGATGTATGATGACCAGGGTAATCCAGTAACAACTAGCCTTGATATTTATGAATCACCAACGCTCGCTGAGGCCGTGGGTATTGACATGGAGTTCATACACTTCGAAACACCGACTAAGCACCTTGTCTCTGGTGCTCATGGTGTTGGTGAGGGTGTAATGATGGGTGTACCGGCGGCAATCGTCAACGCCCTAGCATCAATAATTGGTAAGGCAGTGACTGACCTGCCATTGAGGCCGTATAAGATTATGAGGGCTATTGAAGGGTGA
- a CDS encoding endonuclease III domain-containing protein → MRSELESVGWFPGDAESTKWWGGAESPDEVVITAILVQQTRWDAVHAALNRLRQMGLNRLESVANTDPGYLAEVIKGVNYRFTKAMRLVRLARNITMIGGLEALRRRPDVREFLLGQEGIGKETADSIMLFALNMLSIPISQYMKRVINRILGTELGDGYETWKGFLEELLPRDLYVYKLVHASIVTIGKKYCLLDNPLCNECPLREVCLYAKNRELPSIQQRHN, encoded by the coding sequence ATGAGAAGTGAATTGGAGAGTGTTGGTTGGTTTCCTGGAGATGCCGAGTCAACCAAGTGGTGGGGCGGTGCTGAGTCTCCCGATGAGGTTGTTATAACCGCAATACTTGTTCAGCAAACCCGATGGGATGCAGTTCATGCTGCCCTTAACAGGCTTAGGCAAATGGGCCTTAACAGGCTGGAGAGTGTGGCCAATACAGACCCTGGCTACTTGGCTGAGGTTATTAAGGGCGTTAATTATAGGTTCACGAAGGCCATGAGGCTGGTGAGGCTTGCCAGGAACATAACAATGATTGGTGGGTTAGAGGCGCTAAGGCGTAGGCCTGATGTTAGGGAATTCCTGCTTGGGCAGGAGGGCATTGGTAAGGAAACCGCGGACTCAATAATGCTCTTTGCCCTTAACATGCTGTCGATACCCATATCCCAATACATGAAGCGTGTGATTAATAGGATCCTGGGTACTGAGTTGGGTGATGGGTATGAGACGTGGAAGGGGTTTCTCGAGGAGTTACTACCGAGGGACCTTTATGTGTATAAACTCGTGCATGCATCAATAGTTACAATAGGCAAGAAGTACTGTCTATTGGACAACCCGCTATGCAATGAATGCCCATTAAGGGAGGTATGTCTCTACGCAAAGAATAGGGAATTACCTTCCATTCAACAACGCCACAATTAA
- a CDS encoding DUF367 family protein gives MQLPRIFIHRLPQDDPSKNTAVKMARFGFVQLVDSVRHLPRGSILLDPTAKSPLTLSDRDTVIRRGLSIIDCSWRRAVELHDKLPRVYFVRRRLPLLIAVNPPHYGKPYILSTIEAVAAALYILGFRKEAEAVLRLYKWGPNFLSVNARYLERYAVSDLTPERELLGIDDVEEGITRLIVALLNGR, from the coding sequence ATGCAATTACCAAGAATATTTATACATAGGTTGCCGCAGGATGATCCAAGCAAGAACACCGCAGTAAAAATGGCTAGGTTTGGATTTGTACAGCTAGTCGATAGCGTTAGGCACCTGCCGAGGGGCTCTATACTCCTTGATCCAACTGCCAAGTCGCCATTAACACTAAGCGACAGGGACACGGTAATACGCAGGGGTCTATCCATAATAGACTGCTCCTGGAGGAGAGCCGTGGAGCTACACGATAAGTTGCCCAGGGTTTACTTCGTAAGGAGGAGATTACCGTTACTCATAGCTGTTAACCCACCCCATTATGGTAAGCCATACATACTGAGCACAATAGAGGCCGTGGCCGCCGCATTATACATACTGGGCTTCAGGAAGGAAGCTGAGGCCGTTCTGCGGCTTTATAAATGGGGGCCAAACTTCCTCAGCGTGAACGCCAGGTACCTGGAGAGGTATGCCGTCAGTGACCTAACGCCTGAGAGGGAGTTGTTGGGCATTGACGATGTTGAGGAAGGAATAACGCGTTTAATTGTGGCGTTGTTGAATGGAAGGTAA